Proteins from one Oryza sativa Japonica Group chromosome 12, ASM3414082v1 genomic window:
- the LOC4352860 gene encoding uncharacterized protein isoform X3, producing the protein MPLAVSRAPSPLRHGRRSLPPAPGLAAGGRQGLLLLHPCLLLLLLLLFLHHHRGRLSPSPRRRSPELRPPYPAAPVRLLLLVVAGLRVAGYRRAPRSGRSSCRCVSLRQSPSFQSFQNLGLDCANWTEPIYADLVRKASGDEERMLLLFFNRIGWPTSLPTNEKESFMKSVLREKLKALEVFSASDSLPLRPGVEQFIDDALNEGVPVAILTTYGRNGEKTSRYIIEKLGQERTSKIHIVGKEEVERSLYGQLVLGEGVASSLDEQLVKEAQKAASAEKQRIAEEVASILKLSVDINAASKSSEKIIVTLRAGSEYVGRDVQNCVLVAGSQSGVLAAERIGMPCIVVRSSLTARAEFHSAKAVMDGFGGTDLTISKLLSKKWS; encoded by the exons ATGCCTCTTGCTGT CTCACGCGCACCTTCTCctctccgccatggccgccgctcgctgcctcCCGCTCCGGGCCTCGCCGCCGGAGGTCGCCaaggccttctcctcctccatccctgcctcctcctcctcctcctcctcctcttcctccaccaccaccgcggccgcctctctccctctccgcgccgccgttcccccgAGCTCCGGCCGCCGTATCCCGCCGCTCCggtgcgcctcctcctcctcgtcgtcgcagGGCTCCGCGTCGCCGGATATCGCCGTGCTCCTCGAAGTGGAAGG AGTTCTTGCAGATGTGTATCGCTTCGGCAATCGCCAAGCTTTCAAT CATTTCAAAATCTTGGGCTGGATTGTGCAAATTGGACAGAGCCAATATATGCTGATTTAGTGAG GAAAGCTAGTGGCGACGAGGAAAGGATGTTGTTATTATTCTTCAACAGA ATTGGGTGGCCTACTTCTTTGCCAACTAACGAGAAAGAATCATTTATGAAAAGTGTTCTTCGTGAAAAG CTGAAAGCTTTGGAAGTGTTCTCAGCTTCTGATAGCTTACCACTGCGGCCTGGAGTTGAACA GTTCATTGATGATGCGCTTAATGAGGGTGTGCCTGTCGCCATATTGACAACATACGGGAGAAATGGAGAGAAAACTTCAAG ATATATCATTGAAAAATTAGGCCAAGAGAGAACATCAAAAATACATATTGTTGGGAAAGAAGAGGTTGAAAGAAGCTTATATGGACAACTTGTTCTTGGTGAAGGAGTAGCCTCCAGTTTGGATGAACAGCTAGTTAAGGAAGCACAAAAGGCTG CTTCTGCAGAAAAGCAGAGGATAGCAGAAGAAGTTGCGTCCATTCTGAAACTTAGTGTTGATATCAATGCAGCGTCTAAAAG CTCCGAGAAGATTATTGTCACTCTACGCGCTGGATCCGAGTATGTTGGACGGGACGTGCAAAACTGTGTTCTTGTCGCAGGTAGCCAATCTGGCGTTCTTGCAGCTGAGCGCATTGGTATGCCATGCATAGTTGTTAGAAGCAG CCTAACCGCCAGAGCTGAGTTTCACTCTGCGAAGGCCGTCATGGATGGATTTGGTGGTACTGACTTGACCATATCGAAACTATTGAGCAAGAAGTGGTCTTGA
- the LOC4352860 gene encoding CBBY-like protein isoform X1, producing MIVIFMFFEMMNIIGGLARECFLFPLTGTIRVLQDRHYVNKLNNFLGVVLFENVITVTKAHAHLLLSAMAAARCLPLRASPPEVAKAFSSSIPASSSSSSSSSSTTTAAASLPLRAAVPPSSGRRIPPLRCASSSSSSQGSASPDIAVLLEVEGVLADVYRFGNRQAFNVAFQNLGLDCANWTEPIYADLVRKASGDEERMLLLFFNRIGWPTSLPTNEKESFMKSVLREKLKALEVFSASDSLPLRPGVEQFIDDALNEGVPVAILTTYGRNGEKTSRYIIEKLGQERTSKIHIVGKEEVERSLYGQLVLGEGVASSLDEQLVKEAQKAASAEKQRIAEEVASILKLSVDINAASKSSEKIIVTLRAGSEYVGRDVQNCVLVAGSQSGVLAAERIGMPCIVVRSSLTARAEFHSAKAVMDGFGGTDLTISKLLSKKWS from the exons ATGATTGTGATATTTATGTTTTTCGAGATGATGAATATAATTGGTGGATTGGCTCGAGAATGTTTTTTATTTCCTTTGACAGGAACAATCCGTGTCTTGCAAGACAGGCACTACGTCAACAAGTTAAATAATTTCCTTGGTGTGGTACTCTTTGAAAACGTTATTACTGTAACAAAAG CTCACGCGCACCTTCTCctctccgccatggccgccgctcgctgcctcCCGCTCCGGGCCTCGCCGCCGGAGGTCGCCaaggccttctcctcctccatccctgcctcctcctcctcctcctcctcctcttcctccaccaccaccgcggccgcctctctccctctccgcgccgccgttcccccgAGCTCCGGCCGCCGTATCCCGCCGCTCCggtgcgcctcctcctcctcgtcgtcgcagGGCTCCGCGTCGCCGGATATCGCCGTGCTCCTCGAAGTGGAAGG AGTTCTTGCAGATGTGTATCGCTTCGGCAATCGCCAAGCTTTCAATGTAG CATTTCAAAATCTTGGGCTGGATTGTGCAAATTGGACAGAGCCAATATATGCTGATTTAGTGAG GAAAGCTAGTGGCGACGAGGAAAGGATGTTGTTATTATTCTTCAACAGA ATTGGGTGGCCTACTTCTTTGCCAACTAACGAGAAAGAATCATTTATGAAAAGTGTTCTTCGTGAAAAG CTGAAAGCTTTGGAAGTGTTCTCAGCTTCTGATAGCTTACCACTGCGGCCTGGAGTTGAACA GTTCATTGATGATGCGCTTAATGAGGGTGTGCCTGTCGCCATATTGACAACATACGGGAGAAATGGAGAGAAAACTTCAAG ATATATCATTGAAAAATTAGGCCAAGAGAGAACATCAAAAATACATATTGTTGGGAAAGAAGAGGTTGAAAGAAGCTTATATGGACAACTTGTTCTTGGTGAAGGAGTAGCCTCCAGTTTGGATGAACAGCTAGTTAAGGAAGCACAAAAGGCTG CTTCTGCAGAAAAGCAGAGGATAGCAGAAGAAGTTGCGTCCATTCTGAAACTTAGTGTTGATATCAATGCAGCGTCTAAAAG CTCCGAGAAGATTATTGTCACTCTACGCGCTGGATCCGAGTATGTTGGACGGGACGTGCAAAACTGTGTTCTTGTCGCAGGTAGCCAATCTGGCGTTCTTGCAGCTGAGCGCATTGGTATGCCATGCATAGTTGTTAGAAGCAG CCTAACCGCCAGAGCTGAGTTTCACTCTGCGAAGGCCGTCATGGATGGATTTGGTGGTACTGACTTGACCATATCGAAACTATTGAGCAAGAAGTGGTCTTGA
- the LOC4352860 gene encoding uncharacterized protein isoform X2, which produces MPLAVSRAPSPLRHGRRSLPPAPGLAAGGRQGLLLLHPCLLLLLLLLFLHHHRGRLSPSPRRRSPELRPPYPAAPVRLLLLVVAGLRVAGYRRAPRSGRSSCRCVSLRQSPSFQCRCEQSFQNLGLDCANWTEPIYADLVRKASGDEERMLLLFFNRIGWPTSLPTNEKESFMKSVLREKLKALEVFSASDSLPLRPGVEQFIDDALNEGVPVAILTTYGRNGEKTSRYIIEKLGQERTSKIHIVGKEEVERSLYGQLVLGEGVASSLDEQLVKEAQKAASAEKQRIAEEVASILKLSVDINAASKSSEKIIVTLRAGSEYVGRDVQNCVLVAGSQSGVLAAERIGMPCIVVRSSLTARAEFHSAKAVMDGFGGTDLTISKLLSKKWS; this is translated from the exons ATGCCTCTTGCTGT CTCACGCGCACCTTCTCctctccgccatggccgccgctcgctgcctcCCGCTCCGGGCCTCGCCGCCGGAGGTCGCCaaggccttctcctcctccatccctgcctcctcctcctcctcctcctcctcttcctccaccaccaccgcggccgcctctctccctctccgcgccgccgttcccccgAGCTCCGGCCGCCGTATCCCGCCGCTCCggtgcgcctcctcctcctcgtcgtcgcagGGCTCCGCGTCGCCGGATATCGCCGTGCTCCTCGAAGTGGAAGG AGTTCTTGCAGATGTGTATCGCTTCGGCAATCGCCAAGCTTTCAATGTAGGTGCGAACAAT CATTTCAAAATCTTGGGCTGGATTGTGCAAATTGGACAGAGCCAATATATGCTGATTTAGTGAG GAAAGCTAGTGGCGACGAGGAAAGGATGTTGTTATTATTCTTCAACAGA ATTGGGTGGCCTACTTCTTTGCCAACTAACGAGAAAGAATCATTTATGAAAAGTGTTCTTCGTGAAAAG CTGAAAGCTTTGGAAGTGTTCTCAGCTTCTGATAGCTTACCACTGCGGCCTGGAGTTGAACA GTTCATTGATGATGCGCTTAATGAGGGTGTGCCTGTCGCCATATTGACAACATACGGGAGAAATGGAGAGAAAACTTCAAG ATATATCATTGAAAAATTAGGCCAAGAGAGAACATCAAAAATACATATTGTTGGGAAAGAAGAGGTTGAAAGAAGCTTATATGGACAACTTGTTCTTGGTGAAGGAGTAGCCTCCAGTTTGGATGAACAGCTAGTTAAGGAAGCACAAAAGGCTG CTTCTGCAGAAAAGCAGAGGATAGCAGAAGAAGTTGCGTCCATTCTGAAACTTAGTGTTGATATCAATGCAGCGTCTAAAAG CTCCGAGAAGATTATTGTCACTCTACGCGCTGGATCCGAGTATGTTGGACGGGACGTGCAAAACTGTGTTCTTGTCGCAGGTAGCCAATCTGGCGTTCTTGCAGCTGAGCGCATTGGTATGCCATGCATAGTTGTTAGAAGCAG CCTAACCGCCAGAGCTGAGTTTCACTCTGCGAAGGCCGTCATGGATGGATTTGGTGGTACTGACTTGACCATATCGAAACTATTGAGCAAGAAGTGGTCTTGA
- the LOC4352860 gene encoding CBBY-like protein isoform X5 — translation MLLLFFNRIGWPTSLPTNEKESFMKSVLREKLKALEVFSASDSLPLRPGVEQFIDDALNEGVPVAILTTYGRNGEKTSRYIIEKLGQERTSKIHIVGKEEVERSLYGQLVLGEGVASSLDEQLVKEAQKAASAEKQRIAEEVASILKLSVDINAASKSSEKIIVTLRAGSEYVGRDVQNCVLVAGSQSGVLAAERIGMPCIVVRSSLTARAEFHSAKAVMDGFGGTDLTISKLLSKKWS, via the exons ATGTTGTTATTATTCTTCAACAGA ATTGGGTGGCCTACTTCTTTGCCAACTAACGAGAAAGAATCATTTATGAAAAGTGTTCTTCGTGAAAAG CTGAAAGCTTTGGAAGTGTTCTCAGCTTCTGATAGCTTACCACTGCGGCCTGGAGTTGAACA GTTCATTGATGATGCGCTTAATGAGGGTGTGCCTGTCGCCATATTGACAACATACGGGAGAAATGGAGAGAAAACTTCAAG ATATATCATTGAAAAATTAGGCCAAGAGAGAACATCAAAAATACATATTGTTGGGAAAGAAGAGGTTGAAAGAAGCTTATATGGACAACTTGTTCTTGGTGAAGGAGTAGCCTCCAGTTTGGATGAACAGCTAGTTAAGGAAGCACAAAAGGCTG CTTCTGCAGAAAAGCAGAGGATAGCAGAAGAAGTTGCGTCCATTCTGAAACTTAGTGTTGATATCAATGCAGCGTCTAAAAG CTCCGAGAAGATTATTGTCACTCTACGCGCTGGATCCGAGTATGTTGGACGGGACGTGCAAAACTGTGTTCTTGTCGCAGGTAGCCAATCTGGCGTTCTTGCAGCTGAGCGCATTGGTATGCCATGCATAGTTGTTAGAAGCAG CCTAACCGCCAGAGCTGAGTTTCACTCTGCGAAGGCCGTCATGGATGGATTTGGTGGTACTGACTTGACCATATCGAAACTATTGAGCAAGAAGTGGTCTTGA
- the LOC4352860 gene encoding CBBY-like protein isoform X4 — translation MAAARCLPLRASPPEVAKAFSSSIPASSSSSSSSSSTTTAAASLPLRAAVPPSSGRRIPPLRCASSSSSSQGSASPDIAVLLEVEGVLADVYRFGNRQAFNVAFQNLGLDCANWTEPIYADLVRKASGDEERMLLLFFNRIGWPTSLPTNEKESFMKSVLREKLKALEVFSASDSLPLRPGVEQFIDDALNEGVPVAILTTYGRNGEKTSRYIIEKLGQERTSKIHIVGKEEVERSLYGQLVLGEGVASSLDEQLVKEAQKAASAEKQRIAEEVASILKLSVDINAASKSSEKIIVTLRAGSEYVGRDVQNCVLVAGSQSGVLAAERIGMPCIVVRSSLTARAEFHSAKAVMDGFGGTDLTISKLLSKKWS, via the exons atggccgccgctcgctgcctcCCGCTCCGGGCCTCGCCGCCGGAGGTCGCCaaggccttctcctcctccatccctgcctcctcctcctcctcctcctcctcttcctccaccaccaccgcggccgcctctctccctctccgcgccgccgttcccccgAGCTCCGGCCGCCGTATCCCGCCGCTCCggtgcgcctcctcctcctcgtcgtcgcagGGCTCCGCGTCGCCGGATATCGCCGTGCTCCTCGAAGTGGAAGG AGTTCTTGCAGATGTGTATCGCTTCGGCAATCGCCAAGCTTTCAATGTAG CATTTCAAAATCTTGGGCTGGATTGTGCAAATTGGACAGAGCCAATATATGCTGATTTAGTGAG GAAAGCTAGTGGCGACGAGGAAAGGATGTTGTTATTATTCTTCAACAGA ATTGGGTGGCCTACTTCTTTGCCAACTAACGAGAAAGAATCATTTATGAAAAGTGTTCTTCGTGAAAAG CTGAAAGCTTTGGAAGTGTTCTCAGCTTCTGATAGCTTACCACTGCGGCCTGGAGTTGAACA GTTCATTGATGATGCGCTTAATGAGGGTGTGCCTGTCGCCATATTGACAACATACGGGAGAAATGGAGAGAAAACTTCAAG ATATATCATTGAAAAATTAGGCCAAGAGAGAACATCAAAAATACATATTGTTGGGAAAGAAGAGGTTGAAAGAAGCTTATATGGACAACTTGTTCTTGGTGAAGGAGTAGCCTCCAGTTTGGATGAACAGCTAGTTAAGGAAGCACAAAAGGCTG CTTCTGCAGAAAAGCAGAGGATAGCAGAAGAAGTTGCGTCCATTCTGAAACTTAGTGTTGATATCAATGCAGCGTCTAAAAG CTCCGAGAAGATTATTGTCACTCTACGCGCTGGATCCGAGTATGTTGGACGGGACGTGCAAAACTGTGTTCTTGTCGCAGGTAGCCAATCTGGCGTTCTTGCAGCTGAGCGCATTGGTATGCCATGCATAGTTGTTAGAAGCAG CCTAACCGCCAGAGCTGAGTTTCACTCTGCGAAGGCCGTCATGGATGGATTTGGTGGTACTGACTTGACCATATCGAAACTATTGAGCAAGAAGTGGTCTTGA
- the LOC107277673 gene encoding NAC domain-containing protein 76-like, translating into MEEEKRLERIIKEIDSPISPGGGAALLAEDDDLVFPGFRFHPTDQELVGFYLTRKVEKKPFSIDIIKEIDIYKHDPWDLPKVSHGAVALQGSSSSSSLSTAAAAEKECGYFFCLRGRKYRNSIRPNRVTGSGFWKATGIDKPIYSSSLAAAAAAAGAGDCIGLKKSLVYYRGSAGKGTKTDWMMHEFRLPSSISDSDHLQDASETWTICRIFKRSMTYTKGRAAAAAASMNKRISHELQHIHHHQQQQFYYHEVVHDGHGHHHRRHLQHYAGSASMAAAAANIVDVIDHSSDAETTTRSHSHSQSHLVADIRHRQSPFMLDFHAGTASSSSSTAAGWSEVMSFSRDGGSSSGSSWDELGRIMDISTNSANNNYYL; encoded by the exons atggaggaggagaagaggttgGAAAGGATTATTAAGGAGATTGACAGTCCAATTAGcccaggaggaggagcagcttTATTAGCAGAAGATGATGATCTGGTGTTTCCAGGGTTTCGATTTCATCCGACGGATCAAGAGCTCGTGGGGTTTTATCTGACAAGGAAGGTGGAGAAGAAGCCTTTCAGTATTGACATCATCAAGGAGATCGATATCTACAAGCATGATCCCTGGGATCTTCCAA AGGTGAGCCATGGCGCGGTGGCGCTGCagggctcgtcgtcgtcgtcgtcgttgtcgacggcggcggcggcggagaaggagtGCGGCTATTTCTTCTGCCTTCGAGGGAGGAAGTACAGGAACAGCATCCGCCCCAACCGCGTCACCGGCTCCGGCTTCTGGAAGGCCACCGGCATCGACAAGCCAATCTACTCTTCctcactcgccgccgccgccgccgccgccggtgccggcgaCTGCATTGGCCTCAAGAAGTCTCTCGTCTACTACCGCGGCAGCGCCGGTAAAGGCACCAAGACAGATTGGATGATGCACGAGTTCCGACTCCCCTCCTCCATCTCCGACTCCGATCACCTCCAAGACGCATCA GAGACATGGACGATTTGCCGGATCTTCAAGAGGAGCATGACCTACACCAagggcagggcggcggcggcagcagcatccATGAACAAGCGAATTAGCCATGAGCTTCAGCAcattcatcatcatcagcagcagcaattCTACTACCACGAGGTAGTCCATGAcggccatggccaccaccaTCGTCGCCACCTGCAGCACTACGCCGGCAGCGCTtccatggcagcggcggcggccaacaTCGTCGACGTCATCGATCACTCGTCGGACGccgagacgacgacgaggtctcactctcactctcagTCTCACCTCGTCGCTGACATTCGTCATCGTCAGTCGCCGTTCATGCTCGACTTCCATGCTGggacggcgtcgtcgtcgtcgtcgacggcggcggggtggagcgAGGTGATGAGCTTCAGTAGGGATGGCGGGAGCAGCAGCGGCAGTAGCTGGGACGAGCTGGGGAGGATCATGGATATCTCTACCAATTCTGCTAATAATAATTACTActtgtaa